One genomic segment of Stenotrophomonas sp. 704A1 includes these proteins:
- the nth gene encoding endonuclease III: MATAKKTARAPARRASTMPRADVVEMFTRLRELNPHPKTELEYSSPFELLVAVALSAQATDVGVNKATRRLFPVANTPAKILALGEEGLKKYIATIGLFNAKAKNVIATCAILLQAHGGEVPRDREALEALPGVGRKTANVVLNTAFGEPVMAVDTHIFRVANRTGLAPGKNVREVEDRLVKVIPAEFLLDAHHWLILHGRYVCKARKPDCPGCVIADLCRFKEKTVA, translated from the coding sequence ATGGCCACCGCGAAGAAGACCGCGCGCGCGCCGGCGCGGCGTGCCAGCACGATGCCGCGCGCCGACGTGGTGGAAATGTTCACCCGCCTGCGCGAACTCAACCCGCACCCGAAGACGGAACTGGAGTACAGCTCGCCGTTCGAGCTGCTGGTGGCCGTGGCGTTGTCGGCGCAGGCCACCGACGTCGGCGTCAACAAGGCCACCCGCCGCCTGTTTCCGGTGGCCAACACGCCGGCGAAGATCCTGGCGCTCGGCGAAGAGGGGTTGAAGAAGTACATCGCCACCATCGGCCTGTTCAACGCCAAGGCGAAGAACGTGATCGCCACCTGCGCGATCTTGCTGCAGGCACATGGCGGAGAGGTGCCACGCGACCGCGAGGCGCTCGAGGCACTGCCCGGGGTGGGCCGCAAGACCGCCAACGTGGTGCTCAACACCGCCTTCGGCGAGCCGGTGATGGCGGTGGACACGCATATCTTCCGCGTCGCCAACCGCACCGGGCTGGCGCCCGGGAAGAACGTGCGCGAGGTCGAGGACCGGCTGGTCAAGGTGATCCCGGCCGAATTCCTGCTCGATGCGCACCACTGGCTGATCCTCCACGGGCGGTACGTGTGCAAGGCGCGCAAGCCCGATTGCCCGGGATGCGTGATCGCCGACCTGTGCCGGTTCAAGGAAAAGACCGTGGCGTAG